Genomic segment of Xanthobacter dioxanivorans:
TCCATCAGGAAGCGGTCGAGCTGCGCCTCGGGCAGGGGATAGGTCCCCTCCTGCTCCAGCGGGTTCTGGGTGGCGAGCACGTGGAAGGGCCGGGGCAGATCGTGCCGCTCGCCGGCCACCGTCACATGGTATTCCTGCATGGCCTGGAGCAGGGCGGACTGGGTGCGCGGCGAGGCGCGGTTGATCTCGTCCGCCATCAGCAGCTGGGCGAAGATGGGGCCCTTGATGAAGCGGAAGGCCCGCCGTCCGCCGGCGGCCTCCTCCAGCACCTCGGCGCCGAGGATGTCGGAGGGCATCAGGTCCGGCGTGAACTGGACGCGGCGGGCATCGAGGCCCAGCACCGTGCCCATGGTTTCCACCAGCTTGGTCTTGGCGAGGCCCGGCACACCCACGAGCAGAGCGTGGCCGCCGGCCAGGATGGTGATGAGCGCTCGCTCGACCACCGCCTCCTGGCCGAAGATGACGGCGGAGATGGCGGTACGCGCACCTTTCACATGGGCCGCGGCGGCTTCCGCATTGCGGATGATCATTTCGTCGAGGTCGAACGTCTCGCCGGCAGCCGACATCTGCATCTCCTTAACGCCCAAACGCCCGGGCTCGCGCCTTCGGGACAGGCTTGCCGCGAAAAGCGGCAATAAAACGCCCCGACGCGGATCCGGCCCCACTCCCCGGATGAGGCCTTGCAAACGACACGCCACCCGGACACAGAGCTTACGATAAGATTGCACTGCGTCGAACCCTGCGCGGTGGTGCCGGCTGGGGACGGTGCTCACGTCATCGCGAGGCCTGCGACGGGTTCGCGCGGCGCGGCAGGCGACAACGCACAGGGAGGGACAACGAGATGGCCGGAACCAACGCCGCTCCACCTCCGCCGGGCGGGCCCGCGCCGGGCCGGCTTGATGCGCTGATGGACGCCGTGCGGGCCGCGGGCGGGCGTGGGCCGGCGCCGGTGGACCGCTGGAATCCCCCCGATTGTGGCGACATCGACATCCGCATCAAGGCCGACGGCTCCTGGTTCTACATGGGCACGCCCATCGCCCGCCCGGCGCTGGTGCGCCTGTTCGCCTCGGTGCTGGCGCGGGAGGGCGCGCGCTTCGTGCTGAAGACGCCGGTGGAGAAGATCGGTATCACGGTAGACGACGCCCCCTTCCTCGCCGTGGAGATGGCGGTGGAGGATGCGGCGGAGGGCCGCACCCCGAACGGGCGCACCCTTGTTTTCCGCACCAATCTCGACGACCTGGTGCGCTGCGGCCCCGGCCACGACCTGCGCTTCGCGCCGGGCGCCGGGGAGGGCGAGGTGGTGCCCTATCTGCACGTACGCCACGGGCTGGAGGCGCGCCTCACCCGCGCCGTGCATCTCGACCTGATGGAAGAGGGGGAGGTGCGCGAGGAGGGCGGCGTCCCCATGTTCGGAGTTGCCTCCGCCGGCCGCTTCTACGCCATCCTGCCGGCCGCCGGCCTGGGTCTCAGCGAATGACGCGTGTGTCCGAAGCGGCCGATGCGGCGCCCGGCGAGGAGGCGCCCGGCACGGGCGCGTTCAGCCTCGAAACGTTCATGGCCCGCGCCCGCGCGCGGCTCGCGTCCGCCCCGCCGCCTTATTATTCGGAAGCGGCCTTTCCGGGCCTCAATGGCGACCACGCCTTGCAGTCGGAGCAGCAGAGCCTCGTGCCGTCGAAGCCGCCGCGCCATGCCGCCGTACTGGTTCCGGTGGTGGCGCGCCCCGAGCCGGCGGTGCTCCTCACCCTGCGCTCGCCGCACCTGAGCCACCATGCGGGGCAGATCGCCTTTCCCGGTGGCCGGGTCGATCCCGGCGATCGCGACGAGCTGGACGCCGCTCTGCGCGAGGCGCGGGAAGAGGTAGGGCTTGA
This window contains:
- a CDS encoding CoA pyrophosphatase is translated as MTRVSEAADAAPGEEAPGTGAFSLETFMARARARLASAPPPYYSEAAFPGLNGDHALQSEQQSLVPSKPPRHAAVLVPVVARPEPAVLLTLRSPHLSHHAGQIAFPGGRVDPGDRDELDAALREAREEVGLEAGLVEPLGYLDGYLSGTGFWIVPVVGLVDPAYRLTLNPAEVEEAFEVPLSFLMSPRNHERQSREWQGTLRHFYAMPYEGRNIWGATAGMLRMLYERVYA
- a CDS encoding DUF1285 domain-containing protein; protein product: MAGTNAAPPPPGGPAPGRLDALMDAVRAAGGRGPAPVDRWNPPDCGDIDIRIKADGSWFYMGTPIARPALVRLFASVLAREGARFVLKTPVEKIGITVDDAPFLAVEMAVEDAAEGRTPNGRTLVFRTNLDDLVRCGPGHDLRFAPGAGEGEVVPYLHVRHGLEARLTRAVHLDLMEEGEVREEGGVPMFGVASAGRFYAILPAAGLGLSE
- a CDS encoding AAA family ATPase; amino-acid sequence: MIIRNAEAAAAHVKGARTAISAVIFGQEAVVERALITILAGGHALLVGVPGLAKTKLVETMGTVLGLDARRVQFTPDLMPSDILGAEVLEEAAGGRRAFRFIKGPIFAQLLMADEINRASPRTQSALLQAMQEYHVTVAGERHDLPRPFHVLATQNPLEQEGTYPLPEAQLDRFLMEIDVDYPDRDAERKILFETTSAEEQKPRAAMSVDDLVAAQRLVRRLPVGESVVEAILTLVRSARPGAEGPEQRYIAWGPGPRASQALMLAVRARALLDGRYAPSVDDVVALAEPVLKHRMALTFAARAEGESITHIIRRLTERLG